The proteins below come from a single Mercenaria mercenaria strain notata chromosome 3, MADL_Memer_1, whole genome shotgun sequence genomic window:
- the LOC123523400 gene encoding uncharacterized protein LOC123523400 has translation MMHHSANVALLSLAPVLRSACFRTLEDIMLIIMRIIKYAPIALVFLLDVPIDVSTCIFISLILVEDKPYNGTFKTSTWYDMFRMTVHFFLIIFFFPLFFSLSISFMYSVCIYLVLSFLEHIPKGCIFLRHEDGEHRKTKLPYHDISAFAGYLTAKYIFGFLTDGIILFTLANVIIHISFISTVCNTLMGTIVNFYLFVKTDIVIRTAFVSKFGKFKISCYMFVMLLKLLCFTAVFPLLFYLFSQELLLLYGPTRGVQTIDLLNTDTFSNVSNTTDRKTYSYPLPDKAEIHIQTESFTENTKSVFLGHFQDCKFKKAILNENVLLSVKTDRGNSDIKSFYFWRVDGKPITEMEYRYKYDSFINESGKKDSICYLSDI, from the exons ATGATGCATCATTCTGCT AATGTAGCGCTTTTGTCACTTGCGCCAGTGCTACGTAGTGCCTGTTTTAGAACTTTAGAAGACATAATGCTTATTATTATGCGTATTATCAAGTATGCCCCTATTGCGCTTGTGTTTCTCTTGGACGTCCCGATCGACgtatctacatgtatattcataaGCCTGATTCTGGTGGAAGACAAACCATACAATGGCACATTCAAAACATCAACTTGGTATGATATGTTCAGAATGACagttcatttttttcttataatatttttctttcccTTATTCTTCAGTCTCAGCATCTCGTTTATGTATTCTGTTTGCATCTATCTAGTGTTAAGCTTTCTGGAGCATATTCCAAAAGGATGCATTTTTCTTAGGCATGAAGATGGAGAGCATAGGAAAACAAAGTTACCTTATCACGACATATCCGCTTTTGCAGGTTATCTGACAGCAAAGTACATTTTTGGATTCCTTACAGATGGCATTATTCTATTCACTTTAGCCAACGTCATTATCCACATCTCTTTTATATCAACTGTATGTAATACTTTGATGGGTACAATAGTAAATTTTTACCTGTTTGTAAAGACAGACATTGTTATACGAACTGCTTTTGTAAGTAAGTTTGGTAAATTTAAAATCAGCTGTTACATGTTTGTGATGCTACTGAAACTTCTTTGTTTCACTGCTGTATTcccacttttattttatttattcagtcAAGAACTTTTACTTTTGTATGGTCCAACACGTGGTGTGCAAACGATTGATCTTTTGAATACTGACACATTTTCTAATGTATCAAATACTACCGACAGAAAAACGTACTCATACCCATTACCTGACAAAGCTGAGATACATATTCAGACTGAATCTTTTACAGAAAACACAAAATCTGTGTTCTTAGGGCATTTTCAAGATTGTAAATTCAAGAAAGCGATATTAAACGAAAATGTTCTTCTATCAGTAAAAACAGATCGAGGTAATAGTGATATAAAATCGTTTTATTTCTGGAGAGTAGATGGAAAACCTATTACAGAAATGGAGTATAGATACAAATACGATTCTTTCATAAATGAAAGTGGTAAAAAAGACAGTATATGTTATTTATCAGATATATAA